In Planctomycetia bacterium, the DNA window ACCATAAAGACTTTCTGAAGCCTCATGGTAAGCCAGATGCGTGGGGACGATGTACGGCTGGTTTTCATGTGCACATGCCAATCTTGCAAGCTTCGCGCCGGCCAATACCTTGAGGCATGCCGACGGGGCCATCTCGCGAATCACCATCGCATATCCCCTTCTCGTGGCGAATAGCTTTTTAGAGAAGCCCGTTGACACATGGCCCGATCCGCAAGCGACTCCGATCGCATGCTCGATGATGGCATGCATAAACGTGACGTCATTTTCATGGCGACTCTCGTGTATCAGTGATGTGAACTCGGATACCCGATAAGCAACTCTTGGGCCGACCGATCCCGATTCGCGGAATCGAGGTGCGGAGACTTGCACGGGAGCGTGATTTCGAAGCTCTGAAGCGCTCCACGAAGTCGCGATAAATCGCGGTTCGATGGATGCGAAAGGAGGTGGCCGCGGACCGCAGCCGTGCGTCGCTGAAGGTGCATCGTTGATAAGCAGTCGGATCGGAACGCCGGAGCGACTCGCCGTCGGATCGATGCAAGCTGTGCGGATTCGGTCATTCAAGAGGGATCTTGCGTGCGAATCGGCGCGCATACCGAACAGTGCCCGCGGCGGTTTGCAAAGTTGAGTCGATTGAAGGCGCGACGCTCAACCGGTTTTTTCATCTGGGATTAGAGGCGATTCTTTAGTTACGACCGAGAAAAATCCCGGCGGCGGTCACGGAGGGTATCCGCATTGCATAACGAACGCGTCGAATACCCGCGTTCCAACAATCGAGGTGGCCCATGTGCATCAATCCGACTCCCGCCGAAAGTATTCTTCCAACGGCGGCGTGGCGTCGCTTGCATCGGGCGGCCTTGGTCTTCGCCGCAGTAGCGTTCATCGTGGCGTCGGTTTCGCCGACGATGAGTGCCGACCTAAAGTGGAACGATGCGCCGGTGGTGGGTTACGCGCGTGTCGCGCCGTTGGATCGTTTGCAGCGAGATCTCTCCTTCTTGGGCGAGAACGTCGACGGCGGAAAATCAATCGGCGGCGTTAAGGATGCGATCACCGAGCTCTCGGCAGGAATCGACTCTTCGCGACCCGCGGGGCTCGTCGTTTACGCCGACCAGACATTGAACATCGTGATCTTCGTCCCGCTGAAGGATGAGGAGAAGCTACTGGCCGCACTCCGTGCGCGATTCGGCTGGGAGTTCCGTCGCAGCGACGACGGGCTTTATCGCGGCGGGAATGTGAACGTCGCGGCGCGCGTCTCGGGCTCATGGCTTTTCGTGACGGGAGCGACCCATGAAGCGCGACTGAAAACTCTTCCGGAAGATCCGACGCGGTTGTTCGAAGGCTTGGATCCGACCGTCACGGGTCAAGCGGCGGTGTTACTCGATCGCTTGCCGGCCGAACTTAGAAAGACATTCGACGCCATGATCTTGGAATCATTCGCTCCGACCAAGAGCGGCGACGCGGCGACCCCGTCGAACATCCAGTGGGTAGGCCCTCTCGTTAAGCAATGGCTTTCGGAAGCGCAGCGGTGGGAAATCGAGTTGCAATGCCTGCGACCGGTCGAGCAGCTCCACGTGACATCGCGATTGGTCCCGATGAAGGAGAGCAAACTCGAGCGTTGGATCGAAGCGGCCGCTCAGCGTCCATCGATGTATGAGCACCTGGCTTCGGAGAAAGCGGCCGCGGCGATCATCTCTTCGCTGGCGTTGGACGCCGCGACGATCGAGCCGTTGCTCAGCGCGTGGGAGCAGCAGTCTGCGAAGGCCCGAAAGGCAGCCCCTTCGCCGGACGCTCCCCACGCCGAAGTGCGAACGCTCGGCAGGCTCGTCGCTCAAAGCCTGGAGGCGGTGACCAAGACCTTGCGAACAGGAGAACTCGACGGCGGCGTCGTGATCGAGCGACAGGGAAAAGAGCACTTGCATGTGCTGGCCGGCGGCACGCTCTACGACTCCCGCGCCATCGAGAAAACCGCGATCGAAGCCGCCGAGATGCTGCAGCCGCAGCCTGGGTTTCGCGCCTTGAACTGGGCCGTGTCTCAGAACGGCGACGTCTCGTTGCACCAACTTCAGCTCTCTATGCCCGACGACAACGCGCGCCGGATCTTCGGCGATTCCATGTACACGGTCGTCGGCTTCGGTCCGGACAAGCTCTATGCGGCGGTCGGAGATCAGGAAGCGATCGCGAAGCTCTCGCTGGCTATCTACCGTTCGAAAGAAGATCGTCCATCGCGCGGTGAGCCGCTTCGCATCACGTTGCGCATGGCTCCGTTCATGGCCTTGTTGAATGAGTTCTCCGACAAGAAGTCGGATTCAAACGAGCAGGTTCGCATCATGGCTGAGCAGATCGCGCCCTATAAGAAGAACGACACGCTTGAGTTTACGACTCGGGCTGCGGAAGGAGCGCTGGAGAATCGGCTGCGGATCGATATGGGGGTCGTAAGGATGTTCGCAGCGGCGATTCCTGCTTCGCCGAAGACACCGGCCATCGATGTCGCCGCTCCGGTCTCACCGCCGTCGTCATCGGCTGGCCACGGAAACCTAACGTTGCGGCTCACCCGCGGCGAGACGTTTCCGCTGGAGTTTTACACGGAAACCAAAATGACGACCAAGATCGGCGACGGCGAGCGCATCGATCGCGGACGCTACTCGTTGCTCTATCAATTCCGCGTGTTGGACGTCGCCAAGGATGGTTCGATGCAGATCGAGACTTGGCTCGCTCGGGCGACGATCGATAAGGAATCGCCCGAGGGCAAGACGACCTTCGATTCGGCGCGGCCACCGAAGCCGGAGGAGGCCGATGCCGAGATGCTGTTGCATGGCCTGATGGTGAACCGGAAGTTGACGCTGACCGTCCGCCCCGACGGCACGATCGCCAAGGTCACCGGGATCGAAAGCGCGATCGAGTCGGCGCTCGACGACGAGCTGAAGCCGCCGGCGAACGAGCGCGAAAAAGCTCGTGCCTTCGTCGCGCAGGGACTGAACGAACCCGGATTGCGGGATGCGCTGACGCGCGGGTTTGAGTTTTACCCGACGGCAGCGGTGCGAGTCGGCGATCGGTGGACTCGAACGACCGAGAACTACACGAGCATCAACTTTCTCTTAGACAGTCGCTTTCAGCTGAGATCACTCACGGCGGAGGAAGCGACGCTTGGGGTGAAATCGCAGGTTCGCGAAAAGGACAAGACCGGGGCTGCCGAGCAACCGATCCAGTGGGACATCGCCGGCTCGCAAAGCGGTTTCATCCTTGTCGATCCACGCAACGGCCGACTCCGTTCAGGAGAATATGATCTGCATCTTCAAGGCGAAGCGACTCTGAAGATCGGCGGCAAGCCGGAAGTCCGACCGATCGTCGCCGATTTCAAGATGATCGTCGGAGAGCCTGAACGGGTCGCCGCGAAGAGGAACGCTACGAAGCCCTAACCCGCGACCGTCGGACGGCATGGTGGAGGGCTTGACCTCTCGAGATGCGGGCGATTCGGCACAGCGACGATCCTTTTCGCCACACTTCAACGCTTCCGCGCGCCGCAAACGCTCGGAAGCGACTTCCGATTCCGCGGCACGCGATCTGCGTTATCGGAGCGACGAACGGGCTACGACGATTCAAGAGATTGCAAGGCTAAGGACGCAAATCATGACCGCAGTCGCGACCGACTTCATCAAACGCTTCGCCCAGATCGGCATCGAAGACATTGCGAGCGTCGGCGGCAAGAACGCCTCGCTCGGGGAGATGGTTCGCGAACTTGTACCGCGCGGGATCCGCGTACCCGACGGCTTTGCCGTCACGGCCGAAGCCTACCGCTACTTCCTCACGGCGAATCGGCTCGACGACGAAATTCGCCGCGAACTCGGCGCACTCGACGTCGGTGATGTCGCCGCTCTGCAACGGTGCGGCAGCCGTGTGCGACAACTGATTCTCGACGCGACTTTTCCCGACGACCTGCGGCAGGCGATCGTCGAAGCGTACGGCTTTGCGGGCCAACAGGAAACCTATCTCAACGTCCAAGGACCGACGCAACTGCTTGAGACCTGCAGGCGTTGTTTCGCGTCGTTGTTCACCGATCGGGCCATCAGCTATCGAATCGACAAGGGTTTCGATCACTTGAAGATCGCCCTTTCGATCGGCGTGCAGAGAATGGTCCGCTCGGATCTCGCCTCGTCCGGGGTCATGTTTTCGCTCGATACGGAAAGCGGCTTCGCCGACGCGGTCTTAATCAACGCCGCGTACGGACTGGGAGAAAACGTCGTTCAAGGTGCGGTCAACCCGGATGAATACTACGTCTTCAAGCCGACGCTTAAGCAAGGGCTTCGCCCGATCATTCGCCGGACGCTCGGCACGAAGGAGTTCAAGCTCATCTACGATGTCGGCGGCTCGAAGATGGTTCGCAACGTCCCGGTCGCGGAAACCGACCGTCGCCGCTTTGCTTTGAACGACGATGAAGTGCTCGAACTCGCCCGTTATGCGATCGAAATCGAAAAACATTATAGCGCCAAGCGCGGTCTGCCTACGCCGATGGATATGGAATGGGCGAAGGACGGTCGGACGGGCGAACTGTTCATCGTGCAGGCAAGGCCCGAGACGGTCGTGTCGCAACGCTCCAGCGGCATCATGGAAACGTATCGGTTGGAAAAGCGCGGCGAGGTGCTCATTTCAGGGCGTAGCATCGGCGAAAAGATCGCCGCGGGGCCAATCCGCAAAATCGAGAACTTACGGCAACTAAGCACGTTTCAAGATGGCGACGTTCTGGTTGCCGACAAGACGGATCCCGACTGGGAACCGATTATGAAGCGGGCCGCGGCGATCGTGACGAACCGCGGCGGTCGTACTTGTCATGCCGCGATCGTCAGTCGCGAATTGG includes these proteins:
- the ppsA gene encoding pyruvate, water dikinase; translation: MTAVATDFIKRFAQIGIEDIASVGGKNASLGEMVRELVPRGIRVPDGFAVTAEAYRYFLTANRLDDEIRRELGALDVGDVAALQRCGSRVRQLILDATFPDDLRQAIVEAYGFAGQQETYLNVQGPTQLLETCRRCFASLFTDRAISYRIDKGFDHLKIALSIGVQRMVRSDLASSGVMFSLDTESGFADAVLINAAYGLGENVVQGAVNPDEYYVFKPTLKQGLRPIIRRTLGTKEFKLIYDVGGSKMVRNVPVAETDRRRFALNDDEVLELARYAIEIEKHYSAKRGLPTPMDMEWAKDGRTGELFIVQARPETVVSQRSSGIMETYRLEKRGEVLISGRSIGEKIAAGPIRKIENLRQLSTFQDGDVLVADKTDPDWEPIMKRAAAIVTNRGGRTCHAAIVSRELGVPAIVGTEHGTERLTEGAEITISCAEGDTGYVYTGRLPFTVETTDLSTMAHPHTKIMVNVANPDEAFGLSFLPCDGVGLAREIARLTEGYADKPQYFVDRLAEGVATLAAAFYPRDVIVRMSDFKTNEYAHLIGGAPYEPIEENPMIGFRGASRYYDPRYRDGFALECRAMLKVREEMGLTNLKLMIPFCRTVEEGRRVQQEMAKHGLVRGRNGLELYVMCEIP